The DNA region GTTAAGTCGGGAGATTTTGTCCGTTATGGGTACAGCTTTACCAAGCCGACCGCGCTGGACATGGAGTTGGCGAAACGGAAGGACGAACTGTATGAGGTAAATATTGGTTGTGCCACCTGCCCGATGAAGTTCTATACTGTTGAGGCTGACCCGACTACCACCCATTTTCGGTATAACAGCGGCCACATGACTGCTCCCGAGCGCTACCTGCACGACAAGGGGTTGGCCTATTACGCACCATCTGCTTTTGGGCAGGCACCGGACTGGTATCGCATGGGGTACTCCAAGTCAGATGTAGTGATGATTGCGGTTTGTCCGATGGACAAACATGGGTATTTCAATTTTGGCCCCCAGGCGACGTATATTAAGGCTATCTGCGAAATGGCCAGAACGGTTATTGTTGAGATCAACCCGTCCATGCCGCGGGCACTCGGGGGTTTTGAAGAAGCGATTCATATTTCTGAAGTGGATATGATTGTGGAGGACCCACGGGCTGATGTACCATTACCGGATATCAAAAACCCCCCACCGACGCCGGAAGACACAAAAATTGCAGAACTGATCGTGGAGGAAATCCCTGATGGGGCTTGCATTCAACTGGGGATCGGGGCCATGCCGGCAGCCATTGGCGAGATGATTGCCCAGTCAGACCTGAAGGACCTGGGGATTCACAGCGAACAATTGTGTGAAGCGATGATGAACATGTATCTGGCAGGAAAAGTAACCGGGCGGAGAAAAGCCCTATTACCTGGCAAGATTACCTACACCTTCTCAATGGGTTCGAAACGCTTCTGGGAGTGGATTGATGACAACCCGGTTCTGGCTAACTGTCCCGTTTATTTCACCAACTATCCCCAGTACATCATGGCCAACGACAACTTTATTTCCATCAATAACACTCTGGAGGTCGACCTGACGGGCCAGGCTTGTTCGGAGAGCAAGGGTACGCGGATGATTTCCGGTTCAGGTGGGCAGTTGGAATTCGCCTACGGTTCTTTCTTTTCCAAGGGCGGTAAATCCTTCCTGGCGATGACATCTACCTACGAGAGAAAAGGCGTGCGGGCGTCCCGCATCGTGCCCACGCTGACCCCGGGAGCGGTAGTAACGACGCCGCGACCGATCGTGCATTACCTGGTAACAGAATATGGCAAAGTCATTCTGAAGGGCAAGTCCAACTGGCAGCGGGCGGAATTGCTCATCTCGATCGCTCATCCTGACTTCCGGGACGACCTGGTTAAAGAGGCGGAGAAGCTCGGTATCTGGCGCCGAACAGCGAAGATCGAATAAGGCAGACTGATTCGGAGGGCGGCATTTCAGTTGTTGATAGAAAGATGAGAGAAGAAGCGAATGCCGAGATGTTTAGTGGTGTGTTTTAACACATTTTTATGGTGAGCAAGGATTGGAGGTAAGCTTCGTGAAGAAAAGAATTAAACGAGTGGCAATACTCGGTTCGGGAACGATGGGAAGCGGTATTGCTGCACACCTGGCCAATGCCGGCATCCGCAGTTATTTGCTGGATATTGTGCCTACTGAACTTACGGAAGCAGATAAGTCGAAAGGCCTAACCCCTGAGAGCCCTGAGTTTAGAAACCAGATCGCGGAGAACAACAAACAGGCGCTTCTCAAGGCGCGCCCAGCGCAATTAATGAACAAAGAAGACATCGATCTGATCACGGCAGGGAACATGGAAGACAATCTGGCCTGGCTGTCCGAGTGTGATTGGATTGTCGAAGTGGTCCCGGAAAATCTGGAGGTCAAAAAGGCGGTATTGAAAAAAATACAGCCGTATATCAAACCGGGAACGATTGTGACAACCAACACCTCAGGTATTTCGGTGAACAGGATAGCGGAAGAGATGCCACTGGAATTTAGGCAATACTGGCTGGGTACACACTTCTTTAATCCTGTTCGCTACATGAAATTATTAGAAATTATTCCATGTAGAGACACTCTACCGGAAGTTGTTCGTTTCATGGCTGATTTTGGGGAAAAAGTGCTGGGGAAGGGGATTGTGTTTTGTAAAGATACCCCGAACTTTATCGCCAATCGCCTGGGGGTAAACAGTGGCTGTTCGATTGCTAATAAGACAGTGGAATTCGGCCTGACTGTTCCAGAGGTGGACGCCATTGCCGGTCCGGCGATGGGACGACCGTCAACAGCGTTTTTTGGGTTGATTGACCTGGTGGGGCTGGATATTGCCATTGCTTCCGGGGACACCGTGTACAACAATGTGGAAGACCCGGCCGAGAAGCAGTTGTTTGTCCGCCCCAACTTCTATTATGAAATGAGGAACCGGGGCCTGTTGGGGAACAAGACCAAAGCCGGTTTCTATAAAAAAGAGGGTAAGGAAAAATTAGCTATTGACCTCAATACTTTTGAATATAAACCGATTAAACCGGTGTCTTTCCCCAGTCTTGAGACGGCCAACAAAGAAAAGACCCTGGCCAGGAAATTAGAGGCCTTCTTTGAAGGCGATGACGTCGCAGCTAAATTTGTCTGGAAGCATATCAGAGACACTTTTGTGTATGCAGCTTCCAAGATTCCGGAGATCGCCGACAATATTCTCGACATCGACCGGGCGATGCGGTGGGGCTATAATTACGCCGCTGGTCCATTTGAAATGTGGACGGGGATGGATCTGCCCAAATATGTAGCCCGGATGGAGGCAGAAGGCGTAGTTGTTCCCGCCTGGGTGAAAGAGATGCTGGCGGCCGGGTTCAACTCGTTCTACAAGACTGAAGACGGCATTGAGTATTATTATTCCATCCCAGAGAAAAAATATGTTCCCATTCAACACAAGCCCGAGGTAATTGTCCTGGCGGAACTGAAAGCCAAAAACAAGGTGATCAAAGCCAATGAAGCGGGTACCATTTACGATATTGGCGACGGAGTGATTTGCCTGCAATTGCATACGCGCACCGGGGCGATCAATGCGGGAGTCATCGAGATCATAAAGCAGGCTCAGGAAGAACTGGCGCAGAACTGGGAGGGCCTGGTGATTACAGGGTCCGGCCGGAACTTCTGTGTCGGAGCTGACCTGAACTGGGTCATGGAACAGATTACCGCTAAGAACTGGGCCGAGATTGACCGGGGACTGAAGATGACGCAGGATGTTTACCTGGCCAATAAATATTCGGATAAGCCGGTTGTAGTCGCGCCCTTCGGGATGACGCTGGGCGGCGGGTGTGAAATGGCCATGCACAGTTCGGCCATCCAGGCTGCCGGGGAAACCTATTTCGGCCTGGTGGAGGTTGGTGTAGGGCTGATTCCAGCTGGCGGCGGCCTCAAGGAAATGACAATGCGGGCAATGGAAAGGATTAAGGGAACCAGCGCTTTCGCGATTGATTTCATTACACCTTATTTCCAAAATATCATGACGGCCAAGGTATCCACGAGCGGCAAAGAGGGTGTTGACCTCGGGTATATGCGGCCAACCGACCGGATTACTCTCAACAATGATTTCCTGATCGCTGATGCGAAGAAGAGGGTCCTGGAGTTGATTGACATCGGTTATACTCCACTGCTCAGCAAACCATTCCCGGCTGTTGGTCAGAATGGGCTGGGCTTGATAAAGAGCAGTACCAGACAGATGATGCATGCCGGTTATATGAGTGAGTACGACTGGCATATTGCTTGCAAAATTGTTGATGTCATGGCGGGAGGTCAGATCACCGCAGGAACCATGATTAATGAACAGTATCTCCTGGATCTGGAAAGAGAGGTTTTCCTCAGTCTGTGCGGTGAGCAAAAGACTCAGGACCGGATCGTCCACATGTTGACTAAAGGTAAACCTTTACGGAATTAGACCTGGCAAAAACAGTTTAATTTGGGGAGGGAATCCGATTGAGAGAAGCGGTAATTGTTTCAGCAGTGCGTACCGCCGGCGGTAGAGCGCCGCGAGGAACTTTAAGGGACACCAGGCCGGAGTTTTTGGGCAAGGTTTGTATTGAGGAAGCGATGAGAAGGATTGGCGGAGATTTCCAGCCCGCTATGATTGATGACGTGATCTGGGGTTGTGCCACCCCGGAACAGGCCTGCGGCGTGAATACCGCCAGAGTGACCGCTCTTTATGCTGGTATTCCGGAAACGGTTCCAGCTTGCACGATTAATCGTTTCTGTTCATCTGGCTTGCAGGCCATCGCTTTTGGCGCGGAGGCCATTATGTCTGGCCGTTGTGATATTGTGCTTGCTGGCGGCGTCGAACATATGACCATGGTGCCCATGGGTGGGGTACGTCGCCCGAACCCGGATATTGCCGTGCATCCTGAACTTGGGCTGATCTACACGCCCATGGGCCTGACGGCGGAGAACGTGGCCAAACGCTACGGGATCAGCCGGGAAGACCAGGACCTGTTTGGCCTGGCCAGTCACCAGAAAGCAGCGGCAGCCACAAAGAGTGGCAAGTTTAAAGAGGAAATTGTTCCCGTGCCGGTCAAGATTACCACCCTGAGACCGGACAACAAGCCGGTGACCAAGGAAATATTATTTGATAAGGATGAGGGTATCAGGTATGATGTCTCGCTGGAAGGGCTGGCCAAACTGAAACCGGTTTTTGTTCCCGGCGGGACGGTGACTGCGGGCAATG from Bacillota bacterium includes:
- a CDS encoding butyryl-CoA:acetate CoA-transferase, whose protein sequence is MEMYRSKLVSAEEAVKVVKSGDFVRYGYSFTKPTALDMELAKRKDELYEVNIGCATCPMKFYTVEADPTTTHFRYNSGHMTAPERYLHDKGLAYYAPSAFGQAPDWYRMGYSKSDVVMIAVCPMDKHGYFNFGPQATYIKAICEMARTVIVEINPSMPRALGGFEEAIHISEVDMIVEDPRADVPLPDIKNPPPTPEDTKIAELIVEEIPDGACIQLGIGAMPAAIGEMIAQSDLKDLGIHSEQLCEAMMNMYLAGKVTGRRKALLPGKITYTFSMGSKRFWEWIDDNPVLANCPVYFTNYPQYIMANDNFISINNTLEVDLTGQACSESKGTRMISGSGGQLEFAYGSFFSKGGKSFLAMTSTYERKGVRASRIVPTLTPGAVVTTPRPIVHYLVTEYGKVILKGKSNWQRAELLISIAHPDFRDDLVKEAEKLGIWRRTAKIE
- a CDS encoding 3-hydroxyacyl-CoA dehydrogenase → MKKRIKRVAILGSGTMGSGIAAHLANAGIRSYLLDIVPTELTEADKSKGLTPESPEFRNQIAENNKQALLKARPAQLMNKEDIDLITAGNMEDNLAWLSECDWIVEVVPENLEVKKAVLKKIQPYIKPGTIVTTNTSGISVNRIAEEMPLEFRQYWLGTHFFNPVRYMKLLEIIPCRDTLPEVVRFMADFGEKVLGKGIVFCKDTPNFIANRLGVNSGCSIANKTVEFGLTVPEVDAIAGPAMGRPSTAFFGLIDLVGLDIAIASGDTVYNNVEDPAEKQLFVRPNFYYEMRNRGLLGNKTKAGFYKKEGKEKLAIDLNTFEYKPIKPVSFPSLETANKEKTLARKLEAFFEGDDVAAKFVWKHIRDTFVYAASKIPEIADNILDIDRAMRWGYNYAAGPFEMWTGMDLPKYVARMEAEGVVVPAWVKEMLAAGFNSFYKTEDGIEYYYSIPEKKYVPIQHKPEVIVLAELKAKNKVIKANEAGTIYDIGDGVICLQLHTRTGAINAGVIEIIKQAQEELAQNWEGLVITGSGRNFCVGADLNWVMEQITAKNWAEIDRGLKMTQDVYLANKYSDKPVVVAPFGMTLGGGCEMAMHSSAIQAAGETYFGLVEVGVGLIPAGGGLKEMTMRAMERIKGTSAFAIDFITPYFQNIMTAKVSTSGKEGVDLGYMRPTDRITLNNDFLIADAKKRVLELIDIGYTPLLSKPFPAVGQNGLGLIKSSTRQMMHAGYMSEYDWHIACKIVDVMAGGQITAGTMINEQYLLDLEREVFLSLCGEQKTQDRIVHMLTKGKPLRN
- a CDS encoding thiolase family protein, encoding MREAVIVSAVRTAGGRAPRGTLRDTRPEFLGKVCIEEAMRRIGGDFQPAMIDDVIWGCATPEQACGVNTARVTALYAGIPETVPACTINRFCSSGLQAIAFGAEAIMSGRCDIVLAGGVEHMTMVPMGGVRRPNPDIAVHPELGLIYTPMGLTAENVAKRYGISREDQDLFGLASHQKAAAATKSGKFKEEIVPVPVKITTLRPDNKPVTKEILFDKDEGIRYDVSLEGLAKLKPVFVPGGTVTAGNASQTTDGAAAVILMSADKAKELGVKPRLKFLGFAVAGCRPDEMGIGPVFAVPKVLKQVGLDLSDIGLIELNEAFASQSLYCIRELGLNQEIVNVNGGAIALGHPMGCTGAKLTATLMYEMERRQVKYGMVTMCIGGGQGAAGIFELC